A window of Clavibacter michiganensis contains these coding sequences:
- a CDS encoding class F sortase, whose protein sequence is MQGLGAVPTRVAIPAIDLDQPLIDLGIAADGRMEVPVDFDDVGWFTGGGRPGGRGPTVIAAHVDSRVGPAAFARLAELGVGDEVSVQDVGGGSTRYAVTEVADFAKADFPTARVFGAQPTDQLRLITCGGIFDRSVGHYEDNRVVFAEPVG, encoded by the coding sequence GTGCAGGGCCTCGGCGCGGTCCCCACCCGCGTCGCGATCCCCGCCATCGACCTCGACCAGCCGCTCATCGACCTCGGGATCGCCGCCGACGGCCGCATGGAGGTGCCCGTCGACTTCGACGACGTCGGCTGGTTCACGGGCGGCGGGCGCCCCGGCGGTCGCGGACCCACGGTGATCGCCGCGCACGTCGACTCGCGCGTCGGGCCCGCCGCGTTCGCCCGGCTCGCCGAGCTCGGCGTGGGCGACGAGGTCTCCGTGCAGGACGTCGGCGGCGGATCCACGCGCTACGCCGTGACCGAGGTCGCCGACTTCGCCAAGGCCGACTTCCCGACCGCGCGCGTCTTCGGCGCGCAGCCCACCGACCAGCTGCGCCTCATCACCTGCGGCGGGATCTTCGACCGCAGCGTCGGCCACTACGAGGACAACCGCGTCGTGTTCGCGGAGCCCGTGGGCTGA
- a CDS encoding sigma-70 family RNA polymerase sigma factor, which translates to MSASPPGFDVREAFAEHGGALLGFAVNALQDRQLAEDCVQETFLRAWRARDSFDGERGSARTWLFAIERRVILDVHRARARAPRIVAEDEAPEQATREADPLDRLGIVEGLARLSDAHREAVVAVHLTGLSYQELSSATGVPVATLRTRVFHALRALRTHLDEVDPA; encoded by the coding sequence ATGAGCGCGTCCCCGCCCGGCTTCGACGTGCGCGAGGCGTTCGCGGAGCACGGCGGTGCGCTGCTCGGCTTCGCGGTCAACGCCCTGCAGGATCGCCAGCTCGCCGAGGACTGCGTGCAGGAGACGTTCCTCCGCGCCTGGCGCGCCCGCGACTCCTTCGACGGCGAGCGCGGCAGCGCGCGCACCTGGCTGTTCGCGATCGAGCGGCGGGTGATCCTCGACGTGCACCGCGCCCGGGCCCGCGCGCCGCGCATCGTCGCCGAGGACGAGGCGCCCGAGCAGGCGACGCGGGAGGCGGATCCGCTCGACCGGCTCGGGATCGTCGAAGGCCTCGCGCGCCTCAGCGACGCGCACCGCGAGGCCGTCGTCGCGGTGCACCTCACCGGGCTCAGCTACCAGGAGCTCTCCAGCGCCACGGGCGTGCCCGTCGCCACCCTGCGCACGCGCGTCTTCCACGCGCTCCGCGCCCTCCGCACGCATCTCGACGAAGTGGATCCCGCATGA
- a CDS encoding CHRD domain-containing protein: MTHTRLVRNMTIGGAAAAALALLAATPASAETTVPEPDRFTSAFTVMATPDQVLNADGVATPGEPGATGRFDLRLDSASNTICYDITLTGVTGEYQSPAKTATHIHQAAVGKAGPPRIAFPNPVDAGNGTRTSSGCMQGPFTTGIMNAQDQDTGTSFTVAQIEADPASFAADTHTASFTAGAVRGQLTQVPVGGVDTGAGGSATTTSALPVVAGGGAVALAAAGVVLMRRRLAQES; encoded by the coding sequence ATGACGCACACGAGACTCGTCCGGAACATGACCATCGGGGGCGCCGCCGCGGCTGCCCTCGCCCTCCTCGCCGCGACGCCCGCGTCCGCCGAGACCACCGTCCCCGAGCCGGACCGCTTCACGAGCGCGTTCACCGTGATGGCGACGCCCGACCAGGTGCTCAACGCCGACGGCGTCGCGACCCCCGGCGAGCCCGGCGCGACCGGCCGCTTCGACCTCCGCCTCGACTCCGCGTCGAACACCATCTGCTACGACATCACCCTCACGGGCGTGACCGGCGAGTACCAGAGCCCCGCGAAGACGGCCACGCACATCCACCAGGCCGCCGTCGGCAAGGCCGGCCCGCCCCGCATCGCGTTCCCGAACCCGGTGGACGCCGGGAACGGCACGCGCACGAGCTCCGGCTGCATGCAGGGGCCCTTCACCACGGGGATCATGAACGCGCAGGACCAGGACACGGGCACGAGCTTCACGGTCGCGCAGATCGAGGCCGACCCGGCCTCGTTCGCGGCCGACACCCACACCGCGTCGTTCACGGCAGGTGCCGTGCGCGGCCAGCTGACCCAGGTGCCGGTCGGCGGCGTCGACACGGGCGCCGGCGGATCCGCGACCACGACCTCGGCCCTCCCGGTCGTCGCGGGCGGCGGTGCCGTCGCGCTGGCCGCGGCCGGCGTCGTGCTGATGCGCCGCCGCCTGGCGCAGGAGTCCTGA